From the genome of Triticum aestivum cultivar Chinese Spring chromosome 3B, IWGSC CS RefSeq v2.1, whole genome shotgun sequence, one region includes:
- the LOC123066195 gene encoding probable histone acetyltransferase HAC-like 1, protein MTRRPMPQAMVFAVKTYTAQNRQYRQIQQSLRQIASSPGYGAMIPTSSIMQGASENSRMSYVTGNVGPLTSSADMVLQNANMDTSLPEGAFDGHVNTMLSLGTNPTPHDLSRASNNNIVTPRLDTSLSEANRFSPKVTQAHPTPIKNLPREPKFTCPVCISELVDASSTICGHIFCKKCIEASIQFQKKCPTCRTRLTMRNFHRIYLPTMD, encoded by the exons ATGACGAGGCGACCAATGCCACAAGCGATGGTGTTTGCTGTCAAGACCTACACGGCTCAGAACCGACAATATCGACAAATTCAACAATCGTTAAGGCAGATTGCATCTTCCCCTGGCTATGGGGCGATGATTCCGACATCCAGTATCATGCAAGGTGCAAGTGAAAATTCTAGAATGTCTTATGTGACGGGCAATGTTGGCCCTTTGACGTCTAGTGCAGATATGGTTCTGCAGAACGCCAACATGGATACCTCACTGCCAG AAGGAGCTTTTGATGGGCACGTGAACACAATGCTTTCTTTGGGGACAAACCCTACACCACATGATCTTTCTAGAGCGTCCAACAACAACATTGTAACACCCAGACTGGATACAAGCTTAAGTGAAGCCAACAGATTCTCT CCCAAGGTGACGCAGGCACACCCGACGCCTATCAAGAATCTCCCAAGGGAACCAAAGTtcacctgcccagtctgcatcagtgAGTTGGTTGATGCGTCGTCTACCATCTGCGGCCACATCTTCTGCAAGAAATGCATAGAGGCCTCCATCCAATTTCAGAAGAAGTGCCCTACTTGTCGTACGAGGCTGACCATGAGAAATTTCCACCGCATCTACCTCCCGACGATGGATTGA